AATCTTTAAAATACGCTCCAAAATATACTCCGGAGGCATCGTCGGGCGGCCGGTTTTCATGTCTACAAACACTAAAATGGAGTTCGCAATTGTTAATAACTCGCCTGTCTCGCTATACAGTTCATAATCAAATTCTATACGTACCGACGACTGGTTTTTTAATATAGTTTTAACAACCAACAAATCATCATATTTGGCGGGTTTTTT
This genomic stretch from Flavobacterium pallidum harbors:
- a CDS encoding acyl-CoA thioesterase — protein: MRTHQIEVRVRYAETDQMGVVYHGNYAQYFEMGRVEWLRNLGISYKWMEENGIMLPVVSLTMNYKKPAKYDDLLVVKTILKNQSSVRIEFDYELYSETGELLTIANSILVFVDMKTGRPTMPPEYILERILKIDNKSE